The DNA region GCCACCGGCGCCACCGCCGTGCACCTGATGCCGGAGCGGCCGTGGTCGGTCCCCAGGGGCCGGGTCCTCGGCGGCTCCACGACGGTCAACGGGGGCTACTTCGTCCGGGCCCGGCGTGCGGACTTCGACCGCTGGGCCGCGGCGGGCAATCCCGCCTGGGCCTACGACGAGGTACTGCCCCGCCTGCGGGCACTCGAGACCGACCTCGACCACGGTCCGGGGGAACTGCACGGCGGCCGGGGGCCGATGAGGATCACACGCGGCACGTCGAGGCATCCCGCCGCGGTCGCCTTCCGGGCCGCCGCGTACACCTTGGGTTTCCCGCCCGACCTCGACAAGAACGACCAGGGGCCGCCCGGCTTCGGCCCGGTCCCCTCCAACTCCGTGGACGGCGTGCGACGCAACACCGCGCTGAGCTATCTGACGCCCGATGTGCTCGACCGCCCCAACCTCACCCTGCTCACCGGCTGTCCGGTCCGCCGCGTCGTCGTCGAGCACGGCCGGGCCACCGGCGTCGTCGTCGCACGCGGTCAGGCACACACCCGGATCGGTGCCGGTGCCGTCGTCCTGAGCGCCGGGGCCTTCGCGACGGCGCACCTGCTGCAACTCTCCGGAATCGGACCACGCGACTGCCTGGAGCGCGCCGGCGTCCCCGTCGTCCGCGACGCCCCTGCCGTGGGCGCGCGGTTCAGCGACCACCCCCAACTCACCCTGGACTGGCGGCCCCACCGCGACCTCGGTGAGCCGGCGGACTCCTGGCTCGGTGGCTGCCTCCATCTGACGTCCACCACCGGCGAGAGCGAAGGCCCGGGCGACCTGGAGATCCTCCAGTCCCTCACCCCCATGGCCGGGCTCGTCACCGGGGCCGCCGGGGTCCACGGCGAGCCGCTGTCGTTCCTGGTGTCCGCCCTGGCCCCCCGGCCGACGGGCACCGTACGTATCCGGTCCGCGGACCCGGACGTGCCCCCGCGCATCGACTACGGCTACCTCACCACCCCGGACGACCGCCGACGGCTGCGCGAGGCAGTTCGGGTCACGGCCGCCCTCCTCGACACCCCCGCCCTGGCCGGCATCTCCTCCGGCCCGCTCGCCCCGTCCCCGCGCGTCCTCGCCGACGCCCCGGCCCTGGACCGCTGGATCCGGGACCGGATCGGCACGGCCCAGCACACCTGCGGCACCGCGCCGATGGGCCCGGAGGACGATCCCGGACACGCTGTGGTCGACCAGTTCGGCCGCGTCCACGGTGTCCGCGCACTGCGTGTCGCGGACACCTCGATCCTCCCCGACGCACCCCACCGTGGGCCCGCGGCGACCGCTGTCCTCATCGGTGAGGTCGTCGCCCACGCGATGCGGCGGGGCTCCTGACCCGGGAGCCGCCTCGACCGCCTTCCGGGTGTCCGCGGCAACCTGAGCGGCACGGGGCACGGCCCTGGGGCAAGATCCGGGGCGGGCGGACTTCAGGAAGTCCGTGGCTGTCGAGTGACCGAGTGACTGAGTGAGTGAGTGAGCGCGTGATCATCGGAGTCGGAATCGATGTGGCGGAGATCGAACGTTTCGGGGCGGCGCTGGAGCGTACGCCGCAGATGAGGGAGCGCCTCTTCCGGCGACGGGAGCTGCTGCTGCCGAGCGGGGAGCAGCGGGGGACCGCGTCGCTGGCGGCCCGGTTCGCCGCCAAGGAGGCCCTGGCCAAGGCGCTCGGGGCACCGGGCGGGCTGCTCTGGACGGACGCCGAGGTGTGCGTCGAGGACAGCGGCCGGCCCCGGCTGGAGGTCCGCGGAACGGTCGCGGCCCGGGCGGCGGAGCTGGGGGTGCGCAGCTGGCACGTCTCGCTGAGCCACGACGCGGGGGTGGCGTCGGCCGTCGTGATCGCGGAGGGTTGAACGTATGCGACATGCGTACAGCGTTGAGACCGTACGGGCCGCCGAACAGGCGCTGACGGCACGTCTTCCGGAGGGCGCGCTGATGCGGCGCGCCGCCGCGGGACTGGCGGTGGCCTGCGGTGACCTGCTCCGGCGTATCGGGCGGGTGTACGGGTCCCGGGTGCTCCTCCTGGTCGGCGGCGGCGACAACGGCGGCGACACGCTCTACGCGGGCGCCGCCCTCGCCCGGCGCGGGGCGGGTGTCCGCGCGGTGCTGACCTCGCCGGACAAGGCGCATCCCGGCGGGCTCGCCGCGCTGCTCGCGGCGGGCGGGCAGGTGATCGGCGCCCCCGGGGACTTCGCGCCCGTGCACCTCGTCGTGGACGGCGTCACCGGGATCGGCGGCCGGGGCGGTCTGCGCCCGGACGCCGAGCGGCTGGTGCGGGAGGCGACGGCGGGACGGGCGCCGGTGCTCGCCGTGGACCTGCCGAGCGGCGTGGAGGCGGACACCGGCCGGGTGCGCGGCGCCGCCGTCCGGGCGGACGTCACGGTGACCTTCGGTACGTACAAGCCGGGCCTCCTGATCGACCCGGCCGCCGAGTACGCGGGCGCCCTGCACCTCGTCGACATCGGCCTGGGACCGGAGCTGCCCCGGCGTCCCGACCTGGAGGCCCTCCAGTACGCGGACGTGGCCACCCTGCTGCCCGTGCCGTCCGGCGAGAGCGACAAGTACCGGCGGGGCGTGGTCGGCGTGGCGGCCGGATCCGAGAGGTATCCGGGGGCGGCCGTCCTGGCCGTCGCGGGCGCGCTGCACGGGGGTGCGGGCGCGGTGCGGTACTCCGGTCCGGGCGCGGACGCGGTCATCGCCCGCTTCCCGGAGACGCTGGTGCACCCCGGGCGGCCGTCCGGGGCCGGGCGGGTGCAGGCGTGGGTCGTCGGGCCCGGGCTCGGCGACGGTTCCGGCGCGGCCGAGGCGGTGGCCGACGTGCTGGCCGCCGGCGTACCGGTGCTGGTGGACGCCGACGGGCTGCGGCTGATGGACGGCGGCACCGTGCGCTCCCGGACCGCGCCGACCGTGCTCACCCCGCACGCCGGGGAGGCGGCGGCCCTGCTGGGTGTGGCGCGCGAGGAGGTCGAGGCGGGGCGGCTCGACGCCGTACGGGAGCTGGCCGCGCGTTTCGGCGCCACGGTGCTGCTCAAGGGGTCCACGACCCTGGTCGCGCAGGACGGGGACGCGCCGGTGCGGGTCAATCCGACCGGTACGTCCTGGCTGGCCACGGCGGGCAGTGGTGACGTCCTGTCCGGGCTGGCCGGATCGCTGCTGGCGGCCGGGCTGGACCCGCGCGACGCGGCGTCGGTGGCCGCCCATCTGCACGGCCTGGCCGCCCGGCACGCCTCGGACGGGGCACCGGTGGCGGCACGGGACGTCGCGGAGGCGATTCCCGCGGCGTGGCGGGACGTGTGCGCGTGAGCCACGCTGGTACGGGGGACGCCTGATGGGGGGACCGCCTGCCGGAAGGGTGAGAGCCGTGGACGACGCCGTACGCGTACGCAGGGTGTACGACCAGCCTGAGAAGGACGACGGGACCCGGGTCCTCGTGGACCGGTTGTGGCCGCGCGGGGTCTCCAAGGAGCACGCCGCCGTCGACGTGTGGGCCAAGGAGGCCGCCCCGTCGAACGAGCTCCGCGCCTGGTACCACCAGGACCCCGCCGGCCGTTACGACGACTTCGTGGACCGCTACCGCACCGAGCTCGGCGACTCCGCGCACCGGGAGGCCGTCGACGAGCTGGCCGATCTGGTGCGCGGGAGCGGCGCGGTCACGCTGATCACGGCCGTGAAGGACGTCGGGACCAGCCAGGTGCCGGTGCTGGCGGAGTATCTGGAGCACGCCACCCGCCGCCGCTGACGCCTCACCGGGCCCGGGAGGTCGAGGGTGCGGCCACGGGCCAGTGAGAGACTGGGCCCGTTATGAATGAGACAGCGTCGCTGAGAGCCCGTGCCGAGATCGACCTCGCCGCCCTGCGTGCCAACGTGCGCGTCCTGCGGGCGAGGGCGTCCGGGGCGCAGCTCATGGCCGTGGTGAAGTCCGACGCGTACGGGCACGGCGCGGTGCCCTGCGCGCGGGCCGCGCTGGAGGCCGGCGCCACCTGGCTGGGCACGGCGACCCCGCAGGAGGCCCTCGCCCTGCGGGAGGCCGGTGTGGGCGGCCGGATCATGTGCTGGCTGTGGACGCCGGGCGGGCCCTGGCGTGAGGCGATCGAGGCGGACATCGACGTCTCGGTGAGCGGGCTGTGGGCGCTGCGCGAGGTCGTGGAGGCCGCCATCGCGGCGGGCCGGACGGCCCGGGTCCAGCTCAAGGCCGACACCGGCCTGGGACGGAACGGCTGCCAGCCCGCCGACTGGCCGGAACTCGTCTCCACCGCCCGTGCCGCCGAGGAGGCGGGCGTCCTGCGCGTCACCGGCCTCTGGTCCCACTTCGCCTGCGCCGACGAGCCGGGCCACCCGTCGATCGCGGTCCAGCTGACGGGGTTCCGCGACATGACGGCGTACGCGGAGAAGGAGGGCGTGCGGCCCGAGGTGCGGCACATCGCCAACTCCCCGGCGACCCTGACCCTGCCCGAGTCCCACTTCGACCTGGTGCGCACCGGGATCGCCATGTACGGCCTCTCGCCCAGCCCCGAGTTGGGCACCCCGGCGGACTTCGGCCTGCGTCCCGTCATGACGCTCTCCGCCGCGGTGGCGCTGGTCAAGGAGGTCCCGCCGGGACACGGCATCAGCTACGGCCACCACTACACGACCCCCGCCGAGACGACGCTTGCCCTGGTGCCGCTCGGCTACGCGGACGGCGTCCCGCGCCACGCCTCCGGCCGGGGGCCGGTGCTGATCGACGGTGCCGTCCGTACCGTCGCGGGGCGCGTGGCCATGGACCAGTTCGTGGTCGACCTCGGCGGCGGCACCCCGGAGCCGGGCGCCCGCGCGGTGCTGTTCGGGCCGGGGGACGAGGGTGAGCCGAGCGCCCAGGACTGGGCGGTGGCGGCGGACACCATCGCGTACGAGATCGTCACCCGCATCAGCGGACGCGTACCCCGGATCCATCTGCACGCCTCCCCCGAGCGGGGCTGACCCCGCCCGGAGGGCCAGGCACGACCGACGACGGCGAAGGAGCACGGCACGGTGAGCGAGACCAGCGCGGGGGCGGGGGACGTGGCGGCGACGGCGACGGCCGCCGCGGCGGCCGGCTGGCGCCGGGCGGGGTTCGCCGGTGCGGCGATAGGGGTGCTCGCGGCGGGCGCGGCCGCCGGGGTCGCGGTCGAGCGGCTGACGGTCGGGCGCGGCATGCGCAAGAAGGCCCGGCTGGCCCTGGACGCCTCCGGCCCGTACGGCTCGCTGCGGGGACGGCCCGGCCGGGCCGTCGCGGACGACGGCACCGAGCTGTACTACGAGGTCGACGAGGTCGAACCGGACACCGCCCCGGCCCCGCTCGGCCCGCAGGGTGGCGGCGCGGGCTCCGGCTCACGCCGGCGCAGGCTCTTCGGCCGCAAGGTGCCCGGCCCCGTCACCGTCGTCTTCAGCCACGGCTACTGCCTCAGTCAGGACTCCTGGCACTTCCAGCGGGCCGCGCTGCGCGGTCTGGTCCGTACGGTGCACTGGGACCAGCGCAGCCACGGCCGGTCCGGGCGGGGCCGGGCGCAGGCCGAGGGCGTCCCGCTCGGCATCGACCAGCTGGGCCGCGACCTGAAGGCGGTCATCGACGCGGCGGCGCCCGAGGGGCCGTTGGTGCTGGCCGGGCACTCCATGGGCGGCATGACGATGATGGCGCTCGCCGACCGCTACCCGGAACTGGTCCGCGACCGGGTCGCGGCGGTCGCCTTCGTCGGTACGTCCAGCGGGAAGCTGGGTGAGGTGAACTTCGGGCTGCCGGTGGCGGGCGTCAACGCGGTGCGCCGGGTGCTGCCCGGAGTGCTGAGGGCGCTCGGCTCGCAGACGGAACTGGTGGAGCGGGGCCGGCGGGCGACGACGGACCTGTTCGCGGGGCTGGTCAAGCGGTACTCGTTCGGTTCCCGGGACGTGGACCCGGCGGTCTCGCGGTTCGCGGAGCGGCTCATCGAGGCCACCCCGATCGACGTGGTCGCCGAGTTCTACCCCGCCTTCACCGAGCACGACAAGAGCGCGGCGCTGCCCGCCTTCCGGGACGTCCCCGTGCTGATCCTGGCCGGTGACAAGGACCTGGTGACCCCCAGCACGCACAGCGAGGCCATCGCGGACCGGCTGCCGGACGCGGAACTGGTCATCGTGCCGGACGCCGGTCACCTGGTCATGCTGGAGCAC from Streptomyces sp. NBC_01754 includes:
- a CDS encoding DUF488 domain-containing protein; this encodes MGGPPAGRVRAVDDAVRVRRVYDQPEKDDGTRVLVDRLWPRGVSKEHAAVDVWAKEAAPSNELRAWYHQDPAGRYDDFVDRYRTELGDSAHREAVDELADLVRGSGAVTLITAVKDVGTSQVPVLAEYLEHATRRR
- the alr gene encoding alanine racemase — its product is MNETASLRARAEIDLAALRANVRVLRARASGAQLMAVVKSDAYGHGAVPCARAALEAGATWLGTATPQEALALREAGVGGRIMCWLWTPGGPWREAIEADIDVSVSGLWALREVVEAAIAAGRTARVQLKADTGLGRNGCQPADWPELVSTARAAEEAGVLRVTGLWSHFACADEPGHPSIAVQLTGFRDMTAYAEKEGVRPEVRHIANSPATLTLPESHFDLVRTGIAMYGLSPSPELGTPADFGLRPVMTLSAAVALVKEVPPGHGISYGHHYTTPAETTLALVPLGYADGVPRHASGRGPVLIDGAVRTVAGRVAMDQFVVDLGGGTPEPGARAVLFGPGDEGEPSAQDWAVAADTIAYEIVTRISGRVPRIHLHASPERG
- a CDS encoding alpha/beta fold hydrolase gives rise to the protein MSETSAGAGDVAATATAAAAAGWRRAGFAGAAIGVLAAGAAAGVAVERLTVGRGMRKKARLALDASGPYGSLRGRPGRAVADDGTELYYEVDEVEPDTAPAPLGPQGGGAGSGSRRRRLFGRKVPGPVTVVFSHGYCLSQDSWHFQRAALRGLVRTVHWDQRSHGRSGRGRAQAEGVPLGIDQLGRDLKAVIDAAAPEGPLVLAGHSMGGMTMMALADRYPELVRDRVAAVAFVGTSSGKLGEVNFGLPVAGVNAVRRVLPGVLRALGSQTELVERGRRATTDLFAGLVKRYSFGSRDVDPAVSRFAERLIEATPIDVVAEFYPAFTEHDKSAALPAFRDVPVLILAGDKDLVTPSTHSEAIADRLPDAELVIVPDAGHLVMLEHPQTVTDRLADLLVRIGAVPGEAP
- the mftG gene encoding mycofactocin dehydrogenase MftG, whose protein sequence is MPLEEPRRPDVLIVGAGAAGTVLAARLSEDPDRTVLLLEAGPEPRDPAGFGPSLLDARLVPGAQPGHPATGATAVHLMPERPWSVPRGRVLGGSTTVNGGYFVRARRADFDRWAAAGNPAWAYDEVLPRLRALETDLDHGPGELHGGRGPMRITRGTSRHPAAVAFRAAAYTLGFPPDLDKNDQGPPGFGPVPSNSVDGVRRNTALSYLTPDVLDRPNLTLLTGCPVRRVVVEHGRATGVVVARGQAHTRIGAGAVVLSAGAFATAHLLQLSGIGPRDCLERAGVPVVRDAPAVGARFSDHPQLTLDWRPHRDLGEPADSWLGGCLHLTSTTGESEGPGDLEILQSLTPMAGLVTGAAGVHGEPLSFLVSALAPRPTGTVRIRSADPDVPPRIDYGYLTTPDDRRRLREAVRVTAALLDTPALAGISSGPLAPSPRVLADAPALDRWIRDRIGTAQHTCGTAPMGPEDDPGHAVVDQFGRVHGVRALRVADTSILPDAPHRGPAATAVLIGEVVAHAMRRGS
- a CDS encoding NAD(P)H-hydrate dehydratase, translated to MRHAYSVETVRAAEQALTARLPEGALMRRAAAGLAVACGDLLRRIGRVYGSRVLLLVGGGDNGGDTLYAGAALARRGAGVRAVLTSPDKAHPGGLAALLAAGGQVIGAPGDFAPVHLVVDGVTGIGGRGGLRPDAERLVREATAGRAPVLAVDLPSGVEADTGRVRGAAVRADVTVTFGTYKPGLLIDPAAEYAGALHLVDIGLGPELPRRPDLEALQYADVATLLPVPSGESDKYRRGVVGVAAGSERYPGAAVLAVAGALHGGAGAVRYSGPGADAVIARFPETLVHPGRPSGAGRVQAWVVGPGLGDGSGAAEAVADVLAAGVPVLVDADGLRLMDGGTVRSRTAPTVLTPHAGEAAALLGVAREEVEAGRLDAVRELAARFGATVLLKGSTTLVAQDGDAPVRVNPTGTSWLATAGSGDVLSGLAGSLLAAGLDPRDAASVAAHLHGLAARHASDGAPVAARDVAEAIPAAWRDVCA
- a CDS encoding holo-ACP synthase, giving the protein MIIGVGIDVAEIERFGAALERTPQMRERLFRRRELLLPSGEQRGTASLAARFAAKEALAKALGAPGGLLWTDAEVCVEDSGRPRLEVRGTVAARAAELGVRSWHVSLSHDAGVASAVVIAEG